From a single Lacerta agilis isolate rLacAgi1 chromosome 3, rLacAgi1.pri, whole genome shotgun sequence genomic region:
- the RAB23 gene encoding ras-related protein Rab-23 — MLEEDLEVAIKVVVVGNGAVGKSSMIQRYCKGIFTKDYKKTIGVDFLEREMQVNNEDVRLMLWDTAGQEEFDAITKAYYRGAQACVLVFSTVDRESFEAIPTWKEKVVSEVGDIPTVLVQNKIDLLDESCIKNEEAEALAKKLKLRFYRASVKEDLNVTEVFKYLAEKYLQKLKQRIVEDPEVVHTSSNKIGVFNTAGGSHSGQNSNLLNGGDVINLRPNKQRTKKNRSPFSNCSIP; from the exons ATGTTGGAGGAAGATCTGGAAGTGGCCATCAAAGTGGTGGTGGTTGGAAATGGAGCTGTTGGGAAGTCCAGTATGATCCAGAGATATTGCAAAGGAATTTTCACAAAAGACTACAAGAAAACTATTGGAGTTGATTTCCTGGAAAGAGAAATGCA agtcaacAATGAAGATGTCCGACTGATGCTGTGGGACACAGCAGGTCAAGAAGAATTTGATGCAATTACGAAAGCTTATTACAGAG GAGCCCAAGCATGCGTGCTTGTGTTTTCAACTGTTGACAGAGAGTCTTTTGAAGCAATCCCTACTTGGAAGGAGAAAGTAGTATCTGAAGTTGGAGACATCCCTACAGTGCTTGTTCAGAATAAGATTGACCTCCTAGATGAATCTTGTATAAAGAA TGAAGAAGCAGAAGCGTTGGCAAAAAAGCTAAAATTAAGATTCTACCGAGCATCTGTAAAGGAGGACCTAAACGTAACAGAAG TTTTTAAGTATTTGGCTGAGAAGTATCTTCAAAAACTCAAACAAAGAATAGTTGAAGATCCAGAAGTAGTACATACAAGTAGTAACAAAATCG GTGTTTTCAACACAGCAGGTGGAAGTCATTCTGGGCAGAATTCTAACTTGCTTAATGGTGGTGATGTCATCAACCTTAGGCCAAACAAACAAAGGACCAAGAAAAACAGAAGCCCTTTTAGCAACTGCAGCATTCCCTAA
- the BAG2 gene encoding BAG family molecular chaperone regulator 2, which translates to MAQAKIGSSKSSSNVAEAGGQQQAGGGQLRGRFFRSTSMADRSSRLLECLDQLERRVEALRDTASSMEQEKESLLEMIHGIQNSQDMRNISEGEREELSLTAKRLMGRTLTVEVSVETIRNPQQQESLLHATRMIDEIVGKLLDDLEDSKSRLMSLYGACTSEVPAGPVNQKFQSVVIGCAIEDQKKIKRRLETLLRNIENSEKSIMLLEHQKSTLRHLCNNGKD; encoded by the exons ATGGCCCAGGCCAAGATCGGCAGCTCCAAGAGCAGCTCCAACGTCGCCGAAGCCGGCGGCCAGCAGCaagcgggtggggggcagctgcggGGCCGTTTCTTCCGCTCCACCTCCATGGCGGACCGATCCAGCCGCCTGCTCGAGTGCCTGGACCAGCTGGAGAGGAG ggTTGAAGCTTTGCGCGATACAGCATCTTCAATGGAGCAGGAAAAGGAATCACTTCTAGAAATGATCCATGGCATACAAAACAGCCAGGATATGAGGAACATTAGTGAAG GTGAAAGAGAAGAACTCAGTCTGACTGCTAAACGCTTGATGGGCAGAACCCTCACGGTGGAGGTTTCAGTAGAAACCATCCGAAATCCCCAGCAGCAAGAGTCCCTATTACATGCCACACGGATGATCGATGAAATAGTTGGCAAACTATTGGATGATTTGGAAGACTCCAAGAGCCGCTTAATGTCGCTTTATGGTGCTTGTACATCTGAGGTGCCAGCTGGACCTGTTAACCAAAAATTCCAGTCTGTTGTAATTGGATGTGCAATAGAAGATCAGAAGAAAATCAAAAGACGGCTAGAGACTCTTCTCAGAAACATAGAAAACTCTGAAAAATCCATCATGCTTTTGGAGCACCAGAAATCCACCCTAAGGCACCTCTGCAACAATGGGAAAGATTAA